One genomic segment of Deltaproteobacteria bacterium includes these proteins:
- the glyQ gene encoding glycine--tRNA ligase subunit alpha, which produces MYFQDLITSLTRAWLDHGCLLMQPYDVEVGAGTMNPATFLRVLGPEPWNVVYVEPSRRPADGRYGENPNRLYQHHQLQVILKPSPKNVQQLYLDSLAAIGIVPEEHDLRFVHDDWESPTLGAWGLGWEVWCDGMEITQFTYFQQAGGYDCKPVAVELTYGLERICMYLQEKKNVFDIEYAKGVTYGEIFHRNEVEQTRYAFDEADTDLLFQSFEASEKEARRLLEVELPIPAYDHALKCSHLFNMLDARGAISVTERAGYIQRVRGVARGSAKVWLEVRESLGFPLLHAGAAAGSEEADHA; this is translated from the coding sequence ATGTATTTTCAAGACCTTATCACTTCTCTGACCCGCGCCTGGCTGGACCACGGCTGCCTCCTGATGCAGCCCTATGACGTGGAGGTCGGCGCCGGGACGATGAACCCCGCGACCTTCCTCCGGGTCCTCGGTCCCGAGCCCTGGAACGTGGTCTACGTCGAGCCCTCCCGCCGGCCCGCCGACGGCCGCTACGGCGAGAACCCCAACCGGCTCTACCAGCACCACCAGCTCCAGGTGATCCTCAAGCCGAGCCCCAAGAACGTCCAGCAGCTCTACCTCGACTCGCTGGCGGCGATCGGCATCGTCCCCGAGGAGCACGACCTGCGCTTCGTCCACGACGACTGGGAGTCGCCCACCCTCGGCGCCTGGGGCCTCGGCTGGGAGGTCTGGTGCGACGGGATGGAGATCACGCAGTTCACCTACTTCCAGCAGGCCGGCGGCTACGACTGCAAGCCGGTGGCCGTGGAGCTGACCTACGGCCTCGAGCGGATCTGCATGTACCTGCAGGAGAAGAAGAACGTCTTCGACATCGAGTACGCGAAGGGCGTGACCTACGGGGAGATCTTCCACCGCAACGAGGTGGAGCAGACCCGCTACGCCTTCGACGAGGCGGACACCGACCTGCTCTTCCAGAGCTTCGAGGCCAGCGAGAAGGAGGCCCGGCGGCTGCTCGAGGTCGAGCTGCCCATCCCGGCCTACGACCACGCGCTGAAGTGCTCGCACCTCTTCAACATGCTCGACGCGCGCGGCGCCATCTCGGTGACCGAGCGCGCGGGCTACATCCAGCGCGTGCGCGGCGTGGCGCGCGGCTCGGCCAAGGTCTGGCTCGAGGTGCGCGAGTCACTCGGCTTCCCGCTGCTGCACGCCGGCGCCGCCGCCGGGAGCGAGGAGGCCGACCATGCCTAG